From one Marinobacter sp. LV10MA510-1 genomic stretch:
- the pobA gene encoding 4-hydroxybenzoate 3-monooxygenase, with protein sequence MKTQIAIIGAGPAGLLLGQLLHKAGIDNIIIERQTPEYVLSRIRAGVLEQGLVDLLREAGVSERMDAEGLVHDGFELALNGQLEYINLKTLTDGKTVMVYGQTEVTRDLMAAREACGAQSIYQVSNAQPHDMKSGNPYITFEKDGETHRLDCDYIAGCDGFHGVSRKSIPPEVLTEFERVYPFGWLGMLADTPPVHEELIYARHERGFAMCSMRSSTRSRYYVQVPTTEKVEDWSDERFWDELRSRLPAEQAAKLVTGPSIEKSIAPLRSFVVEPMQYGKLFLLGDAAHIVPPTGAKGLNLAASDVNTMYRILAKVYQEGRVDLLDRYSEICLRRVWKAERFSWWMTNMLHDFPDNDAFTKRILQTELGYFVESEAGRKTIAENYVGLPYEEIE encoded by the coding sequence ATGAAAACACAAATTGCAATTATTGGTGCTGGACCTGCGGGCCTTTTACTGGGTCAGTTACTGCATAAGGCAGGTATCGACAATATAATTATAGAGCGCCAGACACCGGAATACGTGCTGAGCCGCATTCGAGCCGGCGTACTTGAGCAAGGTTTGGTTGACCTACTACGTGAGGCTGGTGTTAGCGAACGGATGGACGCCGAAGGCTTGGTGCACGATGGCTTTGAACTGGCACTCAATGGCCAGCTGGAGTACATCAATCTGAAAACCCTGACCGATGGTAAGACCGTTATGGTCTACGGCCAGACCGAGGTTACCCGTGATCTGATGGCCGCCCGCGAAGCCTGTGGCGCTCAATCCATCTACCAGGTTAGCAACGCTCAGCCACATGATATGAAGAGTGGCAACCCTTACATTACCTTTGAAAAAGACGGTGAAACCCATCGCCTGGACTGTGATTACATCGCCGGTTGTGACGGTTTCCATGGTGTATCGCGCAAGTCGATTCCACCCGAGGTGCTAACCGAGTTTGAACGGGTTTACCCTTTCGGCTGGCTGGGTATGCTAGCGGATACCCCCCCGGTGCATGAAGAGTTGATCTACGCGCGTCATGAACGTGGCTTTGCGATGTGTAGCATGCGCTCATCTACCCGCAGCCGTTATTATGTACAGGTGCCGACGACCGAAAAAGTAGAAGACTGGTCCGACGAGCGATTCTGGGACGAGCTTCGTAGCCGCCTACCCGCCGAGCAAGCTGCCAAGCTGGTGACTGGCCCGTCTATAGAGAAGAGCATAGCGCCGTTGCGCAGCTTCGTGGTGGAGCCGATGCAATACGGCAAGCTGTTCCTGCTCGGTGATGCCGCTCACATAGTCCCGCCAACTGGGGCCAAGGGACTCAACCTGGCTGCTAGTGACGTGAATACGATGTACCGTATCTTAGCCAAAGTCTATCAGGAAGGCCGTGTGGATCTGCTGGACAGATACTCTGAGATCTGTCTGCGCAGAGTTTGGAAGGCCGAGCGTTTCTCTTGGTGGATGACCAACATGTTGCACGACTTTCCGGACAACGATGCCTTTACCAAGCGTATATTGCAAACTGAGCTGGGGTATTTTGTCGAATCAGAAGCTGGACGTAAAACCATTGCGGAAAACTACGTGGGCCTTCCCTACGAAGAAATAGAATAA
- a CDS encoding ISNCY family transposase, which yields MRQKRTVQPSLFDSVLEHDIELEAMSNLLDAHPIVLDWVESDLRDRTLASTGRKGLSVESILRCAILKQSRQLTYQELAFFLQDSISLRGFARLAMGCPQKSALQAGIEAITADTWEKLNLLLLDTASVHKAETGRVVRIDSTVTDSPITTPSDSALLHDVVRESVRLLKRFDGLMLERPVQWHNHRRVTKRLAYQLQYTVKRKRPPAYRKLLKVASRSLQYVCLARVQAVASAPANSKIRAWIASAEALEALGAAVMDQTQRRVFKDETVPADKKVFSLFEPHTDIIIKGARDVAFGHKLNLTTGRSGLVLDVVIESGNPADTARFLPMMARQTTIYGRPPRQVATDGGYASQENLAAAKALGTKDVAFHKKKGLKVSEMVKSPWVYRKLRNFRAGIEGNFSCLKRAYGLSRCTWKGLEHFRSYVWSAVVSRNVLLLARLLQT from the coding sequence ATGCGTCAGAAACGCACCGTCCAGCCCAGTCTATTCGATTCTGTCCTTGAACACGACATCGAGCTCGAAGCCATGTCCAACCTGCTCGACGCCCATCCGATCGTGCTGGACTGGGTCGAGTCTGATCTCCGTGATCGGACGTTGGCCAGCACCGGGCGTAAAGGCCTGTCGGTCGAGTCCATTCTGCGGTGTGCCATACTGAAGCAGTCCAGACAGTTGACGTATCAGGAACTGGCCTTCTTCCTTCAGGATTCCATCTCGCTCAGAGGCTTCGCGCGTCTGGCCATGGGCTGTCCTCAAAAGTCAGCCTTGCAGGCCGGCATTGAAGCGATCACGGCAGATACCTGGGAGAAGCTCAATCTGCTGTTGCTGGACACAGCCAGCGTTCACAAGGCTGAAACCGGTCGAGTTGTGCGTATCGACAGCACGGTCACGGACTCGCCCATTACCACACCCTCAGACAGCGCCCTGTTGCACGATGTCGTCCGCGAGAGCGTGCGACTGTTGAAGCGGTTCGACGGTCTCATGCTCGAGCGACCGGTCCAATGGCACAACCATCGCCGCGTGACGAAACGGCTGGCGTACCAGCTGCAGTACACCGTGAAGCGCAAACGACCACCGGCCTACCGCAAGCTGCTCAAGGTCGCCAGCCGTTCACTTCAGTACGTCTGTCTTGCACGTGTTCAGGCGGTGGCCAGCGCACCTGCAAACAGCAAGATCCGTGCGTGGATCGCGTCGGCTGAAGCGCTCGAAGCTCTGGGCGCCGCGGTGATGGATCAGACGCAGCGGCGGGTATTCAAGGACGAGACCGTGCCGGCGGATAAGAAGGTCTTCAGCCTGTTCGAGCCGCATACCGACATCATCATCAAAGGCGCCAGAGACGTCGCGTTCGGTCACAAGCTGAATCTCACCACTGGCCGCAGTGGGCTCGTGCTTGATGTGGTGATCGAGTCAGGCAACCCGGCTGATACCGCCCGTTTCCTGCCGATGATGGCGCGGCAGACAACGATCTACGGACGTCCACCGCGCCAGGTCGCCACGGATGGCGGCTATGCCAGCCAGGAGAACCTGGCGGCGGCCAAGGCGCTGGGCACCAAAGACGTTGCCTTCCATAAAAAGAAGGGGCTCAAGGTCAGTGAGATGGTCAAGAGCCCCTGGGTGTATCGCAAGCTCAGGAACTTCCGTGCCGGCATCGAGGGCAACTTCTCCTGTCTGAAGCGTGCCTATGGCCTGTCCCGTTGCACCTGGAAAGGACTTGAACACTTCAGATCGTACGTCTGGTCTGCGGTGGTCTCGAGAAACGTGCTGTTGCTGGCACGACTGCTTCAGACCTGA
- a CDS encoding quaternary amine ABC transporter ATP-binding protein codes for MQDDNKQNVKIRVRNLSKVFGNRPKQALELRNNGLKRPEIFEKTGQTLALSNINFDVYEGELLVIMGLSGSGKSTLIRCFNRLIEPTEGEIVIDDEDILSLSAKELLEARRRHFSMVFQNFALFPHRTVQQNAEFGLEIRGVAKQKRRDTALKILKQVGLDGWEEAYPNQLSGGMQQRVGLARALANDGTVLLMDEAFSALDPLIRGDMQQELQELQHRTQKTTVFITHDLDEAINIGDRIVLLKDGEVVQIGTPEEILTKPADDYVKRFVEGVDMSKILTAEHAMRPVRATARESDGPRTTLRKMSENSIDSIYVTSRNRALLGLVEIDSLELAAKEGKDDICNIMTQDFRSVGLNEPLQNLFAMFNKKNFPIAVVDDDKRLLGVVVKGTVLDELAQVGENK; via the coding sequence ATGCAAGATGATAATAAGCAAAACGTGAAGATTCGGGTTCGTAACCTGAGCAAAGTCTTCGGCAACCGGCCCAAGCAGGCGCTGGAACTTCGTAATAATGGACTCAAACGTCCCGAAATATTCGAGAAAACGGGTCAGACACTGGCCCTGTCCAATATTAATTTCGATGTTTATGAAGGCGAGTTGTTGGTCATCATGGGGCTATCCGGCTCCGGCAAGTCCACCCTGATCCGTTGCTTCAACCGCCTGATCGAGCCTACCGAAGGCGAAATTGTCATTGATGACGAAGACATTCTGAGCCTCAGCGCCAAAGAGCTGCTTGAAGCCCGTCGCCGTCATTTCTCCATGGTATTCCAGAACTTCGCTCTCTTCCCTCATCGTACCGTGCAACAAAATGCCGAATTCGGCCTCGAAATCCGCGGTGTGGCAAAGCAAAAGCGCCGCGATACTGCTCTCAAAATCCTCAAGCAGGTGGGGCTGGATGGCTGGGAAGAGGCCTATCCCAACCAGCTCTCCGGCGGCATGCAGCAGCGGGTGGGGTTGGCCCGGGCGTTGGCTAACGACGGCACGGTGCTACTGATGGACGAAGCCTTCTCGGCGCTGGACCCGCTGATCCGTGGTGACATGCAGCAGGAGCTGCAAGAGTTGCAGCACCGCACGCAGAAAACCACTGTTTTCATCACCCACGACCTCGACGAGGCCATCAACATCGGCGATCGTATCGTGCTGCTAAAGGACGGCGAGGTCGTACAGATCGGTACCCCAGAGGAGATTCTCACCAAGCCTGCCGACGACTATGTAAAGCGCTTCGTCGAAGGGGTGGACATGTCCAAAATTCTCACCGCCGAACACGCCATGCGTCCGGTGCGGGCGACCGCGCGCGAGAGCGATGGACCGCGTACGACTCTGCGCAAGATGAGTGAAAACAGCATCGATTCCATCTACGTCACATCGCGCAACCGCGCCTTACTTGGCCTGGTGGAAATCGACTCCCTTGAGCTCGCCGCTAAGGAAGGCAAGGACGATATCTGCAATATTATGACTCAGGACTTCCGCAGCGTAGGTCTGAATGAGCCGCTGCAAAACCTGTTTGCCATGTTCAACAAGAAGAACTTTCCTATTGCGGTGGTGGATGACGACAAGCGCCTGCTCGGCGTTGTGGTCAAGGGCACTGTCCTCGATGAACTGGCACAGGTAGGAGAAAACAAGTAA
- a CDS encoding class-II fumarase/aspartase family protein — protein MFSIAPFDSVLFRQLLSDNEAARYLGDDAQIRAMLNVEGELALAQADCGLIPAAAADAIAHAASVLEFPTSELAPGTGAAGVPVPALVEALKQSLPAEHARWVHFGATSQDIVDTALVLNCRELLGLYQARLGGIIDQLARLANAQRHTLIAGRTRTQQAVPMNFGFKVANWLAPLLRQQQRLTQLTPRLLKLQLAGAVGTLASMQEQAPAIAERLAERLELAPGRGWHTQRDSLVELADWLSLTTGLLGKIGLDWLLLSQTEVGEITFTNGGGSSTMPQKCNPVNAEIVVAMARHNAGQVGQMHQAMLQEHERSGSAWTQEWMVLPGMLMTTAVALNHAEHALNHLVVNTEKMQANLGLHNGMIYAEAATFALARNMPRDQAAELVKAACKLASSGDRHLFSLIREQCGIELNLAQLQQNLLEGGATPTWFEEILAEAGQG, from the coding sequence ATGTTTTCCATCGCTCCCTTTGATTCCGTTCTGTTCCGCCAGCTTTTATCTGACAATGAAGCCGCCCGTTACCTTGGCGATGATGCCCAAATTCGCGCCATGCTGAATGTAGAAGGTGAGCTGGCGCTGGCACAGGCCGATTGTGGACTTATCCCCGCCGCCGCCGCCGATGCCATCGCACACGCCGCCTCCGTGCTGGAATTTCCTACCAGTGAGCTCGCGCCCGGTACCGGCGCCGCCGGTGTGCCGGTACCGGCGTTGGTCGAGGCGCTAAAACAGTCTCTGCCTGCCGAGCACGCCCGCTGGGTGCATTTTGGTGCCACCAGTCAAGATATCGTCGATACCGCCTTAGTTTTGAATTGCCGCGAGCTCCTCGGCCTTTATCAGGCACGCCTTGGAGGGATTATCGATCAACTCGCCCGCCTGGCAAATGCGCAGCGTCATACCCTGATCGCCGGCCGCACCCGTACCCAGCAAGCGGTACCGATGAACTTCGGCTTCAAGGTTGCCAACTGGCTGGCGCCGCTGCTGCGCCAGCAGCAGCGGCTAACGCAGCTGACACCACGCCTACTCAAGCTGCAGCTGGCTGGTGCAGTGGGCACTCTGGCCTCCATGCAAGAGCAGGCTCCGGCCATTGCCGAGCGCCTAGCCGAACGACTAGAACTGGCTCCCGGGCGTGGCTGGCACACCCAACGTGACAGCCTCGTAGAGCTAGCGGACTGGCTATCATTGACCACTGGGCTGCTCGGAAAAATTGGACTGGATTGGCTGTTGCTGAGCCAGACAGAAGTGGGTGAGATCACCTTCACGAATGGCGGAGGCTCATCCACTATGCCGCAGAAATGCAACCCGGTAAACGCCGAAATCGTTGTAGCCATGGCTCGCCACAATGCCGGCCAAGTGGGCCAAATGCATCAAGCCATGCTGCAGGAGCACGAACGTAGCGGAAGCGCCTGGACTCAGGAATGGATGGTATTGCCCGGCATGCTGATGACAACGGCGGTGGCGCTGAATCATGCCGAACACGCGCTTAACCACCTTGTGGTTAACACCGAAAAAATGCAGGCAAATCTGGGACTGCACAACGGCATGATCTACGCCGAAGCCGCGACCTTCGCTTTAGCTCGCAACATGCCTCGGGATCAGGCGGCCGAGCTGGTAAAGGCAGCCTGCAAACTGGCAAGCAGCGGAGATCGCCATCTATTTTCGCTCATCAGGGAGCAATGCGGTATCGAACTGAACCTGGCCCAGCTGCAACAGAATCTGTTGGAAGGAGGCGCCACCCCAACCTGGTTCGAAGAAATATTGGCTGAGGCCGGTCAGGGCTGA
- a CDS encoding IS4 family transposase gives MTTQPTFFPKIVHKITSLLSCPEFIAQHRTHPKHFTRKRHLTFRNLILFLLNQPKSALQTELDAFFQALNGSTFETQVVTAQAFSKARQKLSASVFEALNSALQAQMDELGLHKTWQGLRLLAVDGSSMHLPLEDPLAKHFGTHNGLPVARVSVLQDLLSNQTLHTLLITPDVDERGCASMHLKHAPDHSLILFDRGYPAHWLFAELQRCQQQFLMRLTLTHSREVRAFVDSGKDDDTVSMTCRHGLSRQVCRQSGVDPDTALQIRLIRVTLPTGETEVLATSLLDTGAFPAELFADLYQRRWGIETDYRRLKQTLSLENVSGRTVCAVQQDIHACQLLKNLALLMQALQQPDIERKTAHRKLAWKANFTQGVSRLKHTLVALLVRPSCEALDNLWRLLGNSLSAVRPGRSSPRRRKRLATKGCEGYKPTR, from the coding sequence TTGACAACCCAACCGACATTCTTTCCGAAAATTGTACATAAAATAACCAGCTTACTGAGCTGCCCCGAGTTTATTGCCCAGCATCGCACCCATCCGAAGCACTTTACCCGCAAACGCCATCTGACCTTCCGCAATCTGATCCTGTTTCTGCTGAATCAGCCCAAAAGCGCCCTGCAAACCGAACTGGATGCCTTCTTTCAGGCGCTCAATGGCTCGACCTTTGAAACCCAGGTGGTCACCGCCCAAGCCTTCAGCAAAGCCCGCCAGAAGCTCAGCGCGTCAGTTTTTGAGGCTCTCAACAGCGCCCTGCAAGCCCAGATGGATGAGCTGGGGCTGCACAAGACCTGGCAGGGCCTGCGCCTGCTGGCCGTGGACGGCTCCAGCATGCACTTGCCGCTGGAAGACCCACTGGCCAAGCACTTTGGTACCCACAACGGGTTGCCGGTGGCCCGAGTGTCGGTCCTGCAAGACCTGCTGTCCAATCAGACTCTGCACACCCTCCTGATCACGCCGGATGTGGATGAGCGGGGCTGTGCCAGCATGCACCTGAAGCATGCTCCTGACCACAGTCTGATTCTGTTTGATCGGGGCTATCCCGCGCACTGGCTCTTTGCCGAGCTACAGCGCTGTCAACAGCAATTCCTGATGCGCCTGACACTGACCCATTCCCGAGAAGTCCGCGCGTTTGTGGATTCTGGAAAAGACGACGACACCGTCTCGATGACGTGCCGGCACGGGTTATCCCGACAGGTCTGTAGGCAGTCCGGCGTTGATCCGGACACGGCCCTCCAGATCCGGTTGATCCGGGTGACGCTGCCCACCGGGGAAACGGAAGTGCTGGCCACCTCACTCCTGGACACCGGGGCCTTCCCCGCCGAGCTCTTTGCCGACCTGTACCAACGGCGCTGGGGCATCGAGACCGACTACCGCCGGCTTAAGCAAACCCTGAGCCTGGAAAACGTCAGTGGCCGGACGGTCTGTGCCGTACAGCAGGACATCCACGCCTGCCAACTGCTCAAGAACCTGGCCCTGCTGATGCAGGCCCTACAGCAGCCCGACATTGAGCGCAAAACCGCACACCGGAAACTGGCCTGGAAGGCTAACTTCACCCAGGGCGTGTCTCGCCTGAAGCATACCCTCGTTGCCCTTCTGGTGAGGCCCAGCTGTGAGGCCCTGGATAACCTGTGGCGCCTGTTGGGTAACAGCTTGAGTGCAGTGCGTCCCGGGCGAAGTAGCCCACGACGCCGAAAACGACTGGCCACCAAAGGCTGTGAAGGGTACAAGCCGACTCGCTGA
- a CDS encoding ABC transporter permease — protein sequence MAIDIPRIPLGDWIEGGLDWLTSEFSNVTRSISQVTQNGIDGLNDALMWLPPWALLLIIVGICWRVSNYRLAIGALLGLALVWNMNLWTPMIETLTLVVIATLLAVVIALPIGIAAALSDRLYRVIMPGLDFMQTMPAFVYLIPAIPFFGIGSVSAIFATVIFSMPPAIRFTTLGIRQVPEELIEASDAYGATRSQKLFKVQLPMSLPTVMAGINQTIMLALSMVVIAAMIGAGGLGSEVWRAIQRLQPGAGFEAGIAVVILAMLLDRITQSLGKGRKS from the coding sequence ATGGCTATCGATATTCCAAGAATTCCGCTGGGCGACTGGATCGAGGGCGGTCTCGACTGGCTGACCAGTGAATTCTCCAACGTGACACGCAGTATCTCGCAAGTTACACAGAACGGTATTGACGGCCTCAACGACGCTCTGATGTGGTTGCCACCCTGGGCGCTGCTATTGATCATCGTCGGCATTTGCTGGAGGGTCTCCAATTACCGTCTGGCCATCGGTGCACTCCTGGGATTGGCACTAGTCTGGAACATGAACTTATGGACTCCGATGATCGAGACTCTGACGCTAGTGGTGATCGCCACCCTGTTGGCCGTCGTCATCGCCTTGCCAATCGGGATCGCCGCAGCACTCTCCGATCGGCTGTATCGCGTCATCATGCCGGGGCTAGACTTCATGCAGACCATGCCGGCCTTCGTCTACCTGATTCCGGCGATTCCCTTCTTCGGCATCGGTTCGGTATCGGCGATTTTTGCCACGGTGATTTTCTCCATGCCGCCAGCCATCCGTTTCACCACCCTGGGGATTCGACAGGTACCGGAGGAGCTGATTGAGGCGTCCGACGCCTATGGTGCTACCCGCAGCCAGAAACTGTTCAAGGTGCAGCTGCCGATGTCCCTGCCCACTGTGATGGCGGGCATCAACCAAACCATCATGCTGGCGCTGTCTATGGTGGTGATTGCCGCTATGATCGGTGCCGGCGGCCTGGGAAGCGAGGTGTGGCGTGCTATTCAACGCCTGCAGCCAGGTGCCGGCTTTGAGGCAGGCATCGCCGTGGTCATCCTGGCCATGCTGCTGGATCGCATCACCCAGTCCCTGGGCAAGGGCCGTAAGTCGTAA
- a CDS encoding SphA family protein, which translates to MKILGSITSRKNKALVFAPLAAAMLLTSPTVLAVTGHYVPGVEGVKGSSVPPPGTYYRGYAVQYEIDQLSNNHGNALPGSNTGSVTALANRFIHITDKKFLNADYGFETIIPIQHTSLDFNIAGIDSSDTGVGDIFVGPVILGWHGGQWDAVFASGIWFDNGSTSEPAAAGKGYKSAMLTLGGTYYLNPAKTWSFSALSRYEINFDDDNRVDRSDSYLVEWGLGKLLDNGIELGLIGYDGWQLEENIGGDAQQGKLEKHALGLEAGYFWPSLGLGMSAAYLNEYDVKNSPQGDLFRINMTKVF; encoded by the coding sequence ATGAAAATTTTAGGTTCTATAACGTCTCGTAAAAATAAAGCCCTCGTCTTTGCGCCTCTGGCTGCGGCCATGCTGCTGACCTCTCCGACTGTACTGGCGGTAACTGGTCATTATGTACCCGGGGTCGAAGGGGTTAAGGGATCTTCCGTGCCACCTCCCGGCACCTACTATCGAGGCTACGCAGTTCAGTACGAAATTGATCAGCTTAGCAACAACCATGGTAATGCCTTACCCGGCAGCAACACAGGCTCGGTCACCGCCCTGGCCAATCGTTTTATCCATATTACCGACAAGAAATTTCTCAATGCCGATTACGGCTTCGAGACTATTATTCCGATTCAACATACCTCGTTGGACTTCAATATCGCAGGCATCGACAGCTCCGACACTGGCGTGGGCGATATTTTTGTCGGCCCCGTGATTCTGGGCTGGCACGGAGGGCAGTGGGATGCGGTCTTCGCGTCCGGTATCTGGTTCGATAACGGTAGTACCTCCGAGCCTGCGGCTGCCGGCAAGGGCTACAAAAGCGCAATGCTCACTTTGGGCGGAACCTACTATCTCAATCCCGCTAAGACGTGGTCTTTCTCAGCCCTGTCCCGCTATGAAATCAACTTCGATGACGACAATCGCGTCGATCGGAGCGACAGTTACCTGGTGGAATGGGGGCTGGGCAAGCTTCTGGATAACGGTATTGAGCTGGGGCTAATCGGTTATGACGGCTGGCAGCTAGAAGAAAACATCGGCGGCGACGCGCAGCAGGGCAAGTTAGAAAAGCACGCCTTAGGCCTGGAAGCTGGCTATTTCTGGCCAAGTCTGGGCCTTGGCATGAGCGCCGCTTACCTAAACGAATATGATGTAAAGAACAGTCCTCAGGGTGACCTGTTCCGAATCAATATGACCAAGGTATTCTGA
- a CDS encoding AEC family transporter gives MLAIVSITAPIFLLIAIGYAAVRSRLLPYEAIPGLGRFVLYFALPSLIVNTLSSMDIEEVIEPGFILAYALGSLLMIGLGLLLTLKILKNEPVLASLKAMGMTVSNTPYFGFAVLLQVLDNVAGQALAMAMLVETLLIIPLSMTLLEFHASRSIGMSLGRVLIKLPQRILRNPLVISITSGIVISSLDISLPQAVSTTLEMLGRSSAAIALFVIGASLVGNVINLSPRSPL, from the coding sequence ATGCTGGCCATAGTGTCCATTACCGCCCCTATTTTCCTGCTAATTGCCATAGGCTACGCTGCCGTACGATCGCGATTACTTCCCTACGAAGCCATTCCCGGCTTAGGACGATTTGTACTCTACTTTGCCCTGCCGAGCCTGATAGTGAACACCTTGAGCTCCATGGATATCGAAGAGGTCATAGAGCCCGGCTTTATATTGGCTTATGCACTTGGCTCATTGTTGATGATAGGGCTCGGCCTGCTACTGACCTTGAAGATTTTAAAAAATGAGCCGGTTTTAGCCTCACTCAAAGCCATGGGAATGACTGTGTCAAATACCCCTTATTTCGGCTTTGCAGTGCTATTACAAGTATTAGACAATGTTGCCGGCCAGGCCCTGGCCATGGCCATGTTGGTAGAGACCCTACTTATTATCCCGTTGTCGATGACGCTGCTGGAATTCCATGCCTCGCGCAGTATCGGTATGTCTCTAGGTCGGGTATTGATCAAACTACCCCAACGGATATTGCGCAACCCGCTGGTGATCTCCATCACCTCCGGCATCGTGATTTCATCGCTCGACATTTCCTTGCCACAAGCCGTCAGCACTACACTGGAGATGCTTGGCCGTTCTTCGGCGGCGATCGCCCTGTTCGTGATCGGCGCCTCTCTGGTTGGCAATGTCATCAACTTAAGCCCCAGAAGTCCATTATGA
- a CDS encoding IS5 family transposase, whose amino-acid sequence MPRFMLSDEHWSKLKGMMLQENIYNKRDLRMMVEGMFYRLRVGCPWRDLPSCFGRWNSVYKRFNEWSKKGKWLLLFKNLVSEPDTEWEFIDGSYVKAHQHSTGARGADSQAIGKSRAGNTTKIHLAVDSYGLPIEFTVTGGEIHDSTAASELIEPLPPAKAVIADKGYDSEKIREQIRSRGAIAVIPRKSNSVIGNADMDWSLYHHRHLVENAFARLKHFRGLATRYDKLKRNYESVVAMACGFLWLPM is encoded by the coding sequence ATGCCCCGATTCATGCTCAGTGATGAGCACTGGTCGAAGCTAAAAGGAATGATGCTTCAAGAAAATATTTATAACAAGCGCGACCTGCGGATGATGGTCGAAGGCATGTTTTATCGACTGAGAGTGGGTTGTCCGTGGCGAGATTTACCTTCTTGTTTCGGTCGATGGAACTCGGTGTATAAAAGATTCAATGAGTGGTCAAAAAAAGGAAAATGGTTGCTGCTGTTCAAAAACCTGGTCAGCGAACCGGATACTGAGTGGGAATTTATTGATGGAAGCTATGTGAAAGCCCATCAGCATAGCACGGGCGCAAGAGGTGCTGACTCGCAAGCTATCGGTAAAAGTCGCGCCGGAAATACAACAAAAATTCATTTGGCAGTCGATAGTTACGGCTTACCGATTGAGTTTACAGTAACGGGCGGCGAGATCCATGACAGCACGGCGGCAAGCGAATTAATTGAACCATTACCGCCGGCTAAAGCCGTGATAGCGGACAAAGGTTATGACAGTGAAAAGATTCGCGAACAGATTAGAAGCAGAGGTGCCATCGCCGTAATTCCAAGAAAGTCGAATTCGGTCATAGGTAATGCAGATATGGATTGGTCGTTATATCACCACCGTCATTTGGTGGAAAATGCGTTTGCACGCTTGAAACATTTTCGTGGGCTGGCGACGCGCTATGACAAATTGAAACGCAACTATGAGAGCGTCGTCGCCATGGCTTGTGGATTTTTATGGTTGCCGATGTAA
- a CDS encoding transposase produces MRASSPWLVDFYGCRCNETSTAPRKVGPRSSPDFKVECAQLVIDRGYSFRDAAQAMGVGKSTLDKWVRKLKSERPGHVLPGQPLTDEQREIAELKRQIKCLEIEKDILKKALTLLIFDSMNDFR; encoded by the coding sequence ATGAGAGCGTCGTCGCCATGGCTTGTGGATTTTTATGGTTGCCGATGTAATGAAACGTCAACAGCCCCTAGAAAAGTAGGGCCTCGTTCCAGTCCTGATTTTAAAGTCGAATGTGCCCAGCTGGTTATCGACCGGGGCTACTCCTTTCGAGACGCTGCACAAGCTATGGGTGTGGGTAAATCCACGCTCGACAAGTGGGTTCGAAAATTAAAGAGCGAGCGTCCAGGTCATGTTTTGCCGGGTCAACCGCTGACAGATGAGCAGCGCGAGATTGCAGAACTGAAGCGGCAGATTAAGTGCCTGGAAATCGAGAAAGATATATTAAAAAAGGCTTTGACTCTTTTAATCTTCGACAGCATGAACGATTTTCGCTAG
- a CDS encoding tyrosine-type recombinase/integrase yields the protein MGQNGRPPYPLSSMLRVPVMLAVKRMSDEGLQSESDQLKAITSETHYLRHTGASQAIEAGADIRHISEELGHASAAFTEQVYVNADQDRRRAAGQQRSI from the coding sequence ATGGGCCAGAACGGTCGGCCACCGTACCCGTTGTCTTCCATGCTGCGGGTTCCGGTGATGCTGGCGGTTAAACGAATGAGTGATGAAGGTCTGCAAAGTGAGTCAGATCAACTGAAAGCGATCACCTCAGAGACTCATTACCTGAGACATACCGGTGCCAGCCAGGCCATCGAGGCCGGCGCCGATATCCGTCATATATCAGAAGAGCTTGGCCATGCCAGTGCCGCGTTCACTGAGCAAGTGTACGTTAACGCCGATCAAGATCGCCGGCGTGCGGCCGGCCAGCAACGCTCAATTTAG